A region from the Onthophagus taurus isolate NC chromosome 8, IU_Otau_3.0, whole genome shotgun sequence genome encodes:
- the LOC139431329 gene encoding uncharacterized protein, producing the protein MSQSENLTKKRGIVKGKLTNFAKFVIKFESNIRESGINQELSLELEQRYNRAINLIDEFEEIQGEIDLLSVDGESQNAERETFEASFYANTAKAKRILTNRNICADSSFIVGPSPDQHVKLPVIDLPKFDGGYDAWLGFRDIFESLIHNNPMINDIQKFHYLLSALTGNARQVIESLELTNSNYEVAWGLIRERYDNPRILIHNHVKALFEIEGVSGDNPQPIRSFIDDFRKHLRALAALNEPTDNWDTLLIYLAVSKLDADSNREWERKKSGLNKANLENLLGFLKERADLLETLENGSGKRIIDKSKPKSKTVLVANSGVKRCVNCNGEHYIQECSNFTKLTVQGRIDRVKQLKVCMNCLRSGHFVKQCRSSSCKRCNSRHHTLLHLTHDRSDSPPQPTTSTQAHSLNFAQHANHSNILLSTVTVHAFDRHNKKHSLRALLDPGSQSSFLSVEACKRLRLARTATNVNVATINQTQSTITSSCSLRIHSHCTDFSLKVNCLVITTIANDLPNFEINANTLKIPTHIRLADPLFNKSDKIDMLIGADYFWNLLCVGQIKLAKGPIMQNTRLGWIVSGPIQASAAHSVRCNLICKDDNSVINKQLARFWEIEEIEGLVHSSKNEIFCENHFNKTTKRAEDGRFIVSIPPKESLDRLGESYKTAENSLMGIERKCTQNREFGEQCHTFMREYLELGQLRKIVDTREGYYISHRVLNENSAITRVVFDTSCPTSMGYSLNDCQIVGPILQPDLFSALKRFRKYAHVATADIQKIYRVCLINPTELTISKECFIAALRRRSARRGKPNRMFSDSGTKFVGGNRELQELSQFLIDNSSELKTLIENASISRSFIPPNSPFFGGLWDGGVKSVKFHSRRVTSNASFTYENFYTSLVQIEAILDSRPLTTLSTDPNDTTPSAPAHFLIGGKLTFPPDPGLSHNNENRLSQFHRVQQIQQHFWIRWSKEYLSELQSRHKWSTGDANLKVGQLALIKEDNLPVLKWLTGRIIELYCGKDGVARVATLRTQNGIVKRATVRLCPLPME; encoded by the coding sequence ATGAGTCAGtcagaaaatttaactaaaaaacgAGGTATTGTCAAGGGCAAACTCACGAATTTtgcgaaatttgtaataaaatttgaatcgAATATCAGAGAAAGCGGTATTAATCAGGAACTTTCGTTAGAGTTAGAACAAAGATACAATCGGGCAATTAATCTTATCGATGAGTTCGAGGAAATTCAGGGTGAAATAGATTTGTTAAGCGTTGATGGCGAGTCACAAAACGCGGAGAGGGAGACATTCGAGGCGAGTTTTTACGCAAATACGGCTAAAGCTAAGCGAATTTTGACAAATAGAAATATATGCGCCGATTCGTCGTTCATTGTAGGACCTTCCCCGGATCAACATGTAAAGCTACCGGTTATAGATTTACCAAAGTTTGACGGTGGTTACGACGCATGGCTAGGGTTTAGAGACATTTTCGAATCATTAATTCATAACAACCCAATGATCAACgacattcaaaaatttcattacttACTGTCGGCACTGACCGGTAATGCTCGTCAGGTTATCGAAAGCTTAGAATTGACAAATTCTAACTATGAAGTCGCTTGGGGGTTGATTCGCGAGCGTTATGATAACCCGCGGatattaattcataatcaCGTTAAGGCATTGTTCGAAATTGAAGGGGTTTCGGGTGATAATCCACAGCCGATTCGAAGTTTTATTGACGACTTTCGTAAACATCTGCGCGCTTTAGCTGCATTAAATGAACCTACGGATAATTGGGACAcgctacttatttatttagccGTGTCGAAATTGGACGCTGATTCCAATCGGGAGTGGGAAAGGAAAAAGTCCGGTTTAAACAAAgcgaatttagaaaatttgttaggGTTTTTGAAAGAACGCGCTGATTTATTGGAAACTTTGGAAAACGGTTCGGGTAAGCGGATAATCGATAAATCAAAACCGAAATCAAAAACGGTTTTGGTTGCTAATTCGGGTGTTAAGCGTTGTGTAAACTGCAATGGGGAACATTACATACAGGAATGTTCAAATTTCACTAAACTTACGGTTCAGGGCCGTATAGACCGGGTCAAACAATTAAAGGTGTGTATGAATTGTCTTCGGTCGGGACATTTTGTTAAACAATGCCGTTCGAGCTCTTGTAAACGGTGCAATTCTCGTCATCATACCTTACTTCATTTGACGCACGATCGCTCAGATTCACCACCACAACCAACGACATCCACCCAAGCACACAGTCTAAATTTCGCACAGCATGCAAATCATTCAAACATCTTACTCTCCACCGTAACTGTTCACGCATTCGATAGacataacaaaaaacattcaTTACGCGCACTCTTGGATCCGGGCAGTCAAAGTAGTTTTCTTTCGGTAGAAGCTTGCAAGCGGTTAAGGTTGGCTAGAACAGCAACAAACGTTAATGTAGCAACAATAAATCAAACACAGTCAACAATAACGAGTTCTTGTTCATTGCGAATACATTCACACTGCACGGATTTTTCACTTAAGGTTAATTGTTTGGTTATAACAACAATCGCGAATGATTTAcccaattttgaaataaacgcaaacactttaaaaatacCTACACACATTCGCTTGGCGGATCCATTGTTCAATAAATCTGATAAAATAGATATGCTAATCGGGGCtgattatttttggaatttgtTGTGCGTCGGGCAAATCAAACTTGCAAAAGGGCCTATCATGCAGAACACCCGTTTGGGGTGGATCGTTTCGGGGCCGATACAAGCGAGCGCGGCACATTCGGTGCggtgtaatttaatttgtaaggATGACAATTCCGTAATAAATAAGCAGTTGGCGCGGTTTTGGGAAATCGAGGAGATTGAAGGGTTAGTTCACTCAtcgaaaaatgaaatattttgcgaaaatcattttaacaaAACCACTAAACGTGCAGAAGACGGACGATTCATTGTTTCGATACCGCCAAAGGAAAGTTTAGATCGATTGGGCGAATCGTATAAAACCGCGGAAAATAGTTTGATGGGTATCGAGCGGAAATGCACACAAAATCGTGAATTCGGTGAGCAATGTCATACATTTATGCGAGAGTATTTGGAGTTGGGTCAATTAAGAAAGATTGTTGATACACGCGAAGGTTATTACATATCGCACAGGGTGTTAAATGAAAATAGTGCCATCACAAGGGTCGTTTTCGATACATCATGTCCCACGTCAATGGGATATTCGCTTAATGATTGTCAGATAGTAGGGCCTATATTACAGCCTGACTTGTTCAGTGCCTTGAAACGGTTTAGGAAATACGCGCACGTAGCTACCGCggatatacaaaaaatttaccgtGTCTGTTTAATCAATCCAACCGAACTTACAATTAGTAAAGAGTGTTTTATTGCTGCTCTTCGGCGACGTTCAGCTAGGCGCGGGAAACCGAATCGAATGTTCTCTGATAGCGGAACTAAGTTCGTGGGTGGTAACCGCGAATTACAGGAGTTAAGTCAGTTCTTGATTGATAACTCTAGCGAACTCAAAACACTGATTGAAAACGCTTCTATTAGTAGGTCGTTTATTCCCCCTAACTCGCCATTCTTTGGTGGATTATGGGACGGCGGTGTTAAGTCAGTAAAATTTCATTCACGTCGGGTTACCAGCAATGCCTCGTTTACgtacgaaaatttttatacatcacTTGTTCAGATTGAGGCCATCCTTGATTCCCGGCCATTAACCACATTATCCACCGATCCCAACGATACGACTCCATCAGCCCCGGCACATTTTCTAATTGGTGGGAAACTTACTTTCCCACCAGATCCAGGTTTGAGTCACAACAATGAAAACCGCTTATCGCAATTCCATCGCGTCCAGCAGattcaacaacatttttggatCAGGTGGTCCAAAGAATATTTGTCTGAGCTGCAGAGTCGCCACAAGTGGTCAACGGGTGACGCTAACCTAAAGGTGGGCCAATTGGCGTTAATAAAGGAAGATAATTTGCCTGTTTTAAAGTGGCTTACTGGCCGAATTATAGAATTGTATTGCGGTAAGGATGGAGTCGCACGAGTGGCCACGCTACGCACACAAAATGGGATCGTCAAAAGGGCCACGGTCAGACTGTGTCCACTACCAATGGAATAG